CAACATTGATCGCTGCGTCTTGGTCCAGTACCAAGTCAACTTGTTGGCTAGCAATTGACGGTTCGCAAACCACCAGGCACTCGCTGCCGCCGGATTCGGTGACGTGCAGGTCCCACTGGGGGCGGTCGATTAGCACCGCACGTGTCGCCCAGTCGGAATTATCGGAATCGGATTGTTCTGGGATTTCGGCCGAGATTCTCGCCGGAAAAATTTCGGTCCGAGAAAACTTGGCGGTAAATACCTGGCCGCGATACGCATTCAAGCCAACGAGAACGTGATCCGAATCGGACTTCGCCAGAGCCGCGATGGCGATTCCGGCAAGCGAACCAATCGGAATGATTGGCAAATCGAGCGCGTACGCCAGCGTTTTTACGGTGGTGACAGCGATTCGGAGGCCGGTAAATGATCCGGGGCCGATAGCGACCGATAGGAAATCGAGCCGGATTTGTTGGTCTCTTGCGTATCGCAAGGCATCGTCCAGTCCGATAGCCAAGTCGGCCGCGGCACGACGTTCCGCACCGATTTGCCGTTTCCAAATCACTTTTCGACCCGACAAGATTGCGATTGAGCCGCCTTTGCCAATCGTTTCCAATGCTATTTGACAGTCGGTCAAAGCGGATGAATTCTGAAAGTTTGAGGGATTCGTCATGCTGAACAGCCCAACGGCGTGGGATTGCCGTGAATTTTTGATTACCTTTACAATCTTCGATCCCGATACATTTTCAAAGGCCCCACCCTTCGCCCGTTCTCATTCGGAAATCAATCAAAGTGAAGCGAGCACTGATCAGCGACATTCACGGAAATCTTGAAGCGCTGCTCGCGGTTCTAGAGGACATTGACAAAAACTCCGTTGACGAAATTTTTTGTCTCGGTGATATCATCGGCTATGGCCCCAATCCCTGCGAGTGCCTCGATCAGGTGATGCGGCGTGCTCGCGTGACGATTCTTGGGAACCACGATCAAGCAGCCTTGTTTGATCCAGACGGATTCAACCCGATGGCATTGCAGGCCATTTATTGGACTCGCGATCAACTTGATAACGGCCCCGGGTCGAGTGCTCAAATCAACGGCCGCTGGGATTTTCTTGGCGAATTGCCACGTTATCACGAAGATGAACAGTACAAGTTCGTCCACGGCTCGCCACGCGATCCGACCAACGAATACGTGTTCCCGGAATACATCTTCGATCAGCGAAAGATGGAAATCCTGTTCGGTAAAGTCACTCAGTATTGCTTCATGGGGCACACGCACTTGCCCGGTGTATTCACAACCGACTGTGAATTCATCCAGCCAGACGAGTGTGATTACCAGTATCAGTTGGGAAGCGAAAAGGCGATGGTCAACGTTGGCAGCGTCGGTCAGCCGCGTGACGAAGACTGCCGAGCTTGTTACGTGATTCTGGACAAGGATGCTGCCGGCGGTCCGCTGGTCACCTTCCGCAGGGTCGAGTACGACATCGAGACGACTGCAAATAAGATCTATGCCGAAGCGGACCTGTCTGATCAGCTCGGTGACCGCATCAAATATGGCCGTTAAGAATCAGTGACACGCACCGCAATTCTTAGTGACATCCACGGAA
The Stieleria sp. JC731 genome window above contains:
- the tsaB gene encoding tRNA (adenosine(37)-N6)-threonylcarbamoyltransferase complex dimerization subunit type 1 TsaB: MTNPSNFQNSSALTDCQIALETIGKGGSIAILSGRKVIWKRQIGAERRAAADLAIGLDDALRYARDQQIRLDFLSVAIGPGSFTGLRIAVTTVKTLAYALDLPIIPIGSLAGIAIAALAKSDSDHVLVGLNAYRGQVFTAKFSRTEIFPARISAEIPEQSDSDNSDWATRAVLIDRPQWDLHVTESGGSECLVVCEPSIASQQVDLVLDQDAAINVAAGIGLAAYRRRGGTTADSGHRSDHGPYRSAFALAPSYIKLSAAEEKASER
- a CDS encoding metallophosphoesterase family protein, which encodes MKRALISDIHGNLEALLAVLEDIDKNSVDEIFCLGDIIGYGPNPCECLDQVMRRARVTILGNHDQAALFDPDGFNPMALQAIYWTRDQLDNGPGSSAQINGRWDFLGELPRYHEDEQYKFVHGSPRDPTNEYVFPEYIFDQRKMEILFGKVTQYCFMGHTHLPGVFTTDCEFIQPDECDYQYQLGSEKAMVNVGSVGQPRDEDCRACYVILDKDAAGGPLVTFRRVEYDIETTANKIYAEADLSDQLGDRIKYGR